CAGTCGAGGACGGCTCCGGTCTGGAGAGCGAACTCGAAGTCGTCGAGGGTATGGAGTTCGATCGCGGCTATCTGTCGCCGTACTTCATCAACAACCAGCAGCGCATGACCGCCGAGCTGGAAGACCCGTACATCCTGCTCTACGACAAGAAGATATCGAACATCCGCGAACTTTTGCCGGTGCTTGAGGGCGTGGCGAAATCGGGCAAATCACTGCTGATTATCTCCGAAGACGTCGAAGGCGAGGCGCTGGCGACCTTGGTGGTCAACACCATTCGCGGCATCGTGAAAGTCGCCGCCGTCAAGGCGCCGGGCTTCGGCGATCGTCGCAAGGCCATGCTTCAGGACATCGCTATTCTGACCGGCGGCACAGTGATCTCCGAGGAAGTCGGGCTATCGCTGGAAAAAGCCAGCCTGGAGGACCTCGGTAGCGCGAAAAAAGTTGTCGTTAACAAGGACAACACCACCGTCATCAGCGGCGCGGGCAAGTCGAAAGAGATCAAGGGCCGGGTCGAGCAGATCCGCGCGCAGATCGAGGAAGCGACTTCTGATTACGACAAGGAGAAGCTGCAGGAGCGCATGGCCAAGCTGGCCGGCGGTGTGGCGGTGATCAAGATCGGCGCCGCGACCGAGGTCGAGATGAAGGAGAAGAAGGCCAGAGTCGAAGATGCCTTGCACGCCACGCGCGCGGCGGTCGAGGAAGGCGTGGTCGCCGGTGGCGGCGTGGCGCTGGTGCGGGTGTTGCACAGCCTGCGCAAGAAAGGAATCGAAATGCTGAACGAAGATCAGGAGATGGGCATGAAGATCGCGTTCCGCGCCATGGAAGAGCCGTTGCGCCAGATCGTGAAAAACGCCGGCGCGGAATCGTCGGTGGTGCTGAACAAGGTTGCGGAAGGCAAGGGCAACTTCGGTTACAACGCGCAGACCGATGAATACGGCGACATGGTGAAGATGGGCATTCTCGATCCCACCAAGGTCGTGCGCACCGCGTTGCAGAACGCGGCCTCGATCGCGGGCCTGATGATCACCACCGAGGCCATGATCGCCGAAGCGCCGAAGAAGTCTTCGAAGGGCGGTGCGGGCGCGCCAGGCATGGACGACATGGATGACATGATGTAAACGCTGCTCGAAACTTGGGCTTCTCTGTATTATGCAGTGAAGCCCAAGCTTGCATCATCGGCGTAAACAGAAAGGCCCCGTGGTTGAGACGGGGCCTTTTTTTCGGGGTCTTCTTTATGGGGGCGGGCGCGCTAGCGCGGTTACTCGTCGTCGTAAACCTCGCGCAGCATGGTGTCCAGACGCTTTGCTTCCAGCAGCGCCTCGATCGCGCGGCTCGGATGGCTGGGAGCGGCAGCCATCAGCAATCCGTACTCCGCCGCGAACAACAGGGAGCCGGCCGGCGTGTCGTCGGAAAGGACATGCAGATTGTCCATGTCGTCGTCGAAATCGACCTCGAATGGTTCGTCTTCGCGGATTTCGTCCTCGCTGAGGTTCTCGATAGCCTCGTCGTCGCCAGCACTCTCGACTGCGTTTACGTCTTCATCTTCCCGCGCGACCGCTGTGGCATGCTGGCTGGTGTCGCGCGCGCGGTGTTCAGAGTTGTGATTCAAAATTCCGTTTCGCATGGTGTATCTCCGCAAAGGCCGCGTTTAGCGTCCGTCACGCCGAAACGACAATTCGGCCGCGTTGCGCCGTGAGTTTCCGCGTGTTCCTGGTCCTGTAAATTGAATTGGTACTGGCCGCGCGCAACCGGATCAAGCGGTTTCGAGACGAGCGGCCATAACCTAAGCGCAGGCGGTAAGCGCGCATACAAACCGCGGCGCTCGGCCAAAGCTTGTGTTAATGGCTCAGGCTTGCGTTTACGTGATAAGCCCGTCGCTTGCGACAACAGACATGGGCTCGTACAGTTGCGCCAAAACCATGCAGGGCATGTTCGTTCGGCGATCGTCACGATTGCCAGCGGCTTGGAACCAGATCAAATATCGCGAAGCGCGCATCGACGAACTTACGCGCCAGCGCTTGCCGCAGTACGCTGCAAAACTATGTGCGCGGCTGAACTGCCACGATTACGCGCGCTTCGACTTCCGCGCGGACAGCAAAGGCGAAATCAAGCTGCTGGAGGTCAACCCCAACCCCGCCTGGTGCTGGGAAGGCGAACTCAACATCATAGCCGGGATCGCGGGGTTCACTTACAGCCAGTTTCTGGAGATGCTGCTGAAAGCGGCGTTGGGGCGGGTTGAATAGCTAGAAACATATGAGAGTTTCGGCGGTGAGCATAAATGACAAGTAACTTCATCAATCGAATTAGCGCATTGGATCTTCATCGGTGGGCGGATCAGATGCACGCGCGCGCCGAGCTGCCGAGGCTGGTAAGGCTCTTAATTCATTCAGTTCCCGGAGAACTAGTGAGTATCGACATGCCGGCGGGTGAGGGCATTCAGCGACACGGTTGGGATGGCATTGTCGAAAGCCGGGTAGGTAACGCATGGTTACCTTCAGGCTTAACAGGCTGGGAAATG
The window above is part of the Gammaproteobacteria bacterium genome. Proteins encoded here:
- the groL gene encoding chaperonin GroEL (60 kDa chaperone family; promotes refolding of misfolded polypeptides especially under stressful conditions; forms two stacked rings of heptamers to form a barrel-shaped 14mer; ends can be capped by GroES; misfolded proteins enter the barrel where they are refolded when GroES binds), yielding MAAKEIRFSTDARERMVHGATILANAVKATLGPKGRNVVLEKSFGAPSITKDGVSVAKEIELKDKFENMGAQMVKEVASKTSDTAGDGTTTATVLAHMMLQEGFKAVAAGMNPMDLKRGLDKTVIAAVEELKKLSKPCTDSNAIAQVGTISANSDETIGQIIAEAMDKVGKEGVITVEDGSGLESELEVVEGMEFDRGYLSPYFINNQQRMTAELEDPYILLYDKKISNIRELLPVLEGVAKSGKSLLIISEDVEGEALATLVVNTIRGIVKVAAVKAPGFGDRRKAMLQDIAILTGGTVISEEVGLSLEKASLEDLGSAKKVVVNKDNTTVISGAGKSKEIKGRVEQIRAQIEEATSDYDKEKLQERMAKLAGGVAVIKIGAATEVEMKEKKARVEDALHATRAAVEEGVVAGGGVALVRVLHSLRKKGIEMLNEDQEMGMKIAFRAMEEPLRQIVKNAGAESSVVLNKVAEGKGNFGYNAQTDEYGDMVKMGILDPTKVVRTALQNAASIAGLMITTEAMIAEAPKKSSKGGAGAPGMDDMDDMM